The DNA sequence agtTACAGTAACGTGTACTTTATTTATAGAGCATATGGTTTCCTAGTCGCGATGTATTCCTTCACTCCAGGGAGGGTGCGGATTTTCTGGACGAGAGCGAGCACGGTGGGGTATTTCTTCTCAATCTCGGTGCCAAGGAACAGGTTGGCAGACTCGACGATGCCCACAAGGACGAAGTCGGCCCAGCTCAGCTGAAAAAGAACGACATTGAGGAAACTCCAATTGACGAGGAACAAGTTTTAAACAAAGCGATTAAAGAATTTAATTCCACATAACACTTTTCTGATATGAAAGGAAGAAGTAAATTAACACAACACTCAATAAAAAGCGAACTGCCTGTATTCacgtttgttaattttgtttatttatgagTTACACCCGCACTGTCTTTtgttttcaaatataatttgagAGAAATTCGAAAGTTTACCAATCCTAACGCTCTATCATTATTTACTATAAGGTATTTGTCCATACGTTTGTTAGTTTGCAGTAGCAgtcaagaattaaaataaaacagatcaAATTGGTACCTTTCCGTTGAAGAATCCCTTGTTGGTCTTAAGTTCCTTTTCAAATCGGGAGAAGAAGAAGTCAACGGATTCGTTTATGATCTCCTTCTTGATTACCTCCTTCTTAGCAGCATCATTCTCCTTGATGAAGACCAGAATCtctgaaagtaaaataattttagtaacgTTTATTATGATTTTGTCGCAGTAAAACTAATCAAAAATTGGATATTGTTAAAATAGTTCTCGTACGCTAAAAAATTAGGTATCCTCCAGGCTAGCATGTGTTATTTTACAGTGAGGTTTTCGGGAATCAGAACATTCAACGATAAATATGAAGTAACGAAAGTACATTAAGTATATCCGCGAATAAagattaaaacaaattacaaaagaAATACATACAACGTGACTATTATTAGTTTTGTGGACAAACGAAACCAATACATACATATCCCGATAGGTCGCTTTATAACGGTGAAAGAAGAACCAGAACTTTACTTTAAGTTGGGTTTTCACAATACCAATATCTACTTACTCGTAAAATCATTAGAGTAGCTATAGATTGCGGGGCTACAAAACTAGTTATAGGGTCATGGATTATTTCAGAACAGCAATGTACGTGGATGATTTTATGCGTCACGTGAGAGCTCGATTATTCAGAAGGTTCTATATTTAACAGCTAATGACACGTCTCCAAATAAATGCGATAGACTTACTTCCCCAGAAGTCATAGATGTTGAAGACGATGGCATCCAGGACGGCCTGCTCCCAGGGATCGGTGGGCAGGAGGTGGACCTGGGCAGCTACGTAGCGCGCGATGGCCAGTGACTGGTTTAGGGTCTTATTTCCCTCCTCGTAGAGTGGCAGCTGGCCGTATGGGAGAGCTGCAGAAAAAGCATACAAAATTTATACCAAAGCATTGATtcttcttataaaaaaataacgtgacTGAGTGACTGACAGACAACCGCGCTCTGTCTAAATCACTGAAGCtatagatttgaaatttgacagaCATGTTCTTCGAGAACCACATAGGTGCAAGAAGGGCTTTTCGAATGTCAAAGTTGGATGAGGGACTAAGAACTGTGGTAATATCGCAGTGCTGGGCTCCGAGTTAGTTAACCATCATATTCGTGGACGCTTGTTCAGCCTGTATTTGACCTTTGTTTGTCTTTATCTGTAGTTTTGACATAGACCTTAGCCACagagataaaatttatttacatgacTGGTCtgtaaattttgtgaatatGGGAATTAATGGATACAAATATGACGTCAACTAAAACATAGTCCATTTGCTACCAAGTGCAAATGGCGTACATTCcattaataaatcaaaatcataTCTATCAACGCCTGTTTGACAATGACAATTATCGAAGTGTGGTTTTTCGATTGGAAATTATCCTGCCTGTCCCGTACATACCCAAactcacacacaaacacacacacactgctagaattaagtataatagcttaaaatttccttttcttttttcttttgttttgtttttcttataaCCACAACTAGTGTTATGGAGGATCAGGGGCTTCCTGATACAAATATAATGTTTACTTAATAGCAAGTCCCAACccttaatttttgtaaaatgttattttagttaaataaacatttttcatatttttttcatatttacttttttttactagttCAGTtcctttaaaaacaaaacaatagtagattgtacaacaagatcataaaacgagccattttacccgagatgtttatatagccacctgagccggtagatactgcttttcacttcgatggcgaggaaatgaaatagcaacagtggaaacaattgttcacctactatgtaccttttattgttcatgcattatcATATTTTCATTACGAGTATGTGTGTCAATAAATCGCTTATCGTATTTTTATCTGGTCTGCTTATCTTCTGAGAccaaatgaaacaataataagtaattctgtaaacaacaaagtgataactagtaaaaaaaaaatagttttgccTCGTGCTCATGGGCGTAGGTCAACAACAAATACCTTGACAAACTTGTGCGTGACACTTGGTAGAACCCTGTTGCAGTCAGTATTTGctgcacttataaaaaaaaacttgataaggAAAGCAGgcagtaatgaacttttaggcagatttatatggcgcgtggtatacaaagcttgagatcccgggttcgatcacggtcagggcagatatttgtgtgaaaaatataaatagctCGACTTTTGGACGAGTATAATGCATTTATGTACTaatcaaaagaaaattaacttgaaattcATAGGGAAAATGATACCAAAAAATTGATTGTTTATATCTGAATTTATTTAACtgaatcctacttatattataaatgcgaaagtttgtgtgtgtatcacgctaaaacggcttgacgtatttggatgaaatttggtacgtagatagctgggcgtctgaaataacacatatgctactttttatctcgctattcctacgggatagggataaaattttgaaatttcaaccgccaggtttagtcatgaaattttgtacaattGTTCTTATCACGGGtgacatctatttggcatactttttaaATGTCCGAAACTGATTAACGCATAACaagtttcgcataatttatttactccgaatcttaaacttgccgaaatttagttCGGCATAATTTGTATAAGCCGAATAATGGTTTACTcgaatttattttagcattataTTAACGTGgccgaattttattatgcataatcttgtttagcatatatgtaatttagccGAAACTTGATAGGCCGAAATCCTGTCCAAATCTATGtccaaaaataaattacctaattactaTTGATGACTAGAGAAATAGGTTATTAAGattagaattgtatttgtaatggaACGAACAGCCACCAGTAAAAGAGGCACGGGCCTAAAGAAGGGGGACGGGGGGGGGGGCGAAGCCCCCAGCAATAAGGAATACCCAGGTAACGTGAATGCTCAACTATAGGTTAGGGGTTAGTATTTTGTCAAGGCGCgtcgcggagctccgtcgacttcgcCTCAGAGTCGTTAAATTAGTCGTTAAAAGTTACATTAagtatgcgaaagtaactttctgcgtaaGTAATTTTTTGCCTTAACAATATTCGAAATtcacaaattatgcgtaaagcccattcggcttacattggttatgcATAAGAGAATTCTGCGTAAACTGTTATGCGATAACAGTTTCGgcataaatactattatgcTTAAACACTTAcacagattatgcaaaatataattatgatataaaaaatatgcgtaaacaaggggaacctCTTAACACAACcgcaatgaagatcacgatataaattttgggatttcccaggggaattttgtaaaatcccggaatttcagttGTTACTaccgaagccgcgggtaaaagtatttgtactgtgttattttgtatgtacatttttagacaaggaatgttatgaagaattatacttattaattaatattttcgttTCACCAATGAAACTCGCGAggtccttattttcttttgggtactatacagggtggcccatttagatcggCCAGTGTGGGAAAGTCTCAAACTATAAGCCATACGAAGATCTGCTCTTatttaggaaccatgtcatcaattttagtaacaagaaaaactgcattcgtacatttaaaaataaaagttttttttaaatctatgaatgcaaattttcttgttactaaaatcaatgacatttcccatactgaccgatctaaatgagccatgtaggtacatataagtAGGATTGTCCGTTGTCTAACACCGTAATACTAGTTTTGCTGAGTTTTGGGCTAGGACAAACAACACTTGAAGCGATCAAACACCAAGTGATTCGTCGAAGCAAAAACAAGAATAAGTTCTGTTTCAAGTACTCACTGTCTTTCACACTCTTGATGGGCCAGCTTTTCAGATCGTATCTGACATCCTCGAACTTTTGTCCGCCGTAGTGCAGGATGTACCTATTGGGAAGCAAAAGACGGAAATATAAGCATCGCCGGaaaaagtaactgtttttttattattacaacttgttttgagtttttttttaatcaaacaagtTTTTCAGATTCGCTAACCAATATTATGTAACTCAAGttctactaaaataaattggtTCAGCTGGATTTAGCAGGCTAGGCACGGTTAACCAAGTGAGTGGGTGAAAATCGAATATTATgtccgaaaaaaatatttttaaaataaaaatcaaatatcTTTGAAGATACTTTTCgacaattaaatatatattgtttttaacTCAAATCCTCATAATCATTTCTTTAGTGACTTGGGGTGATCTTTAATAACGGTTATTTGACAGGAAAAATCTCGCTACATGGCGTTAGTACCTATCGTAAAATCCGTTAACATAATTTtcagtaggtacaagctttttttgctgactagtTACTTGCATTATTATTcagtagtacaagcttttttatacattttattactgTAACATTATTATAGGTATGTACCCATCCATCATCATTCAGTGGGCtaaaaaattaacttgcaagatttgacccaaaaaacacggcaagttaaataaaagcttgcaacaTGATCGTACCTAATTACgtgtaaaacaaacaaactaatcgagaaccttcttttttgaagtcagctGATAATTTAGGTGTCAGGCAAGGGGACACAATATCACCGAAGCTATTTACCCTAGCGCTAGAATGGATATGCAAACAGATGCAATGGGAAGAGAAAGGGCTAGTGATTGATGGATAGAGAATGACCAATCTGAGGTTTGCTGATGACCTGGTTTTGGTCTCGGAGAGCATTGGGGAGATGTTACTTATGTTGGAGGACTTGAAAGTAGAATCAGAGAAAGCTGGCCTTAAAATGAACGTGGGGAAAACCAAAATAATGACCAACATTCCCGAAGTCACTTTCTACCAGCTTCCAGTGGAGAGAGTGACCGAACGTCTACCTGGGACATAAGGTCACCCTTGGCTTTGAGAACCAGGTGGCGGAGGTGGAGAGGCGAATAGCACAGGCGTGGGCTGCGTTCGGTGCTAATAAGCACGTATTACGTGGCAAAATATCCCTGCGTCTCAAAGTGAAAGTCTTCGAGCAGTGTGTTATGCCCGTGCTCACCTACGGTACAGAGACTATGACTCTTACACAGAAATCCGCCGAGAAGTTCCGAGTTGCGCAGAGGGGTATGGAGAGAGCGATGCTCGGGATCATTCTTCGTGATCGGAAGTGTAACAAATGGATTCGAAATAAGACCAAAGACAAAGACGTCATGGCTGTCATAGCAAAGAAAAAGTGGACATGGGCAGGACACATTGCGAGAATGGACGAGAGTCGAGTCCTTGAATGGAGACCCAGAGCGGATACTCGGGGCCGCGGCAGACCACCGCAGCGCTGGATGGACGACATTCGACGGCACGGAGGTCGAGACTGAACGAGACGGGCACAAGATCGCCAAGAGTGGAAGAAGAGGGAAGAGGCCTACATCCAAGATTGGATAACCAAAAGGCcgccatgatgatgatggtgataatttAGGTAAGATAAACAGTCTTTGACACTTACCTGATGGACTCAGCAAGCCCGTTCAAATGGAAATAATGTAGTTTCTTGGCCATTTTGTTGCACTAAATCCCTGATAGTGTCTTGTCGAAATCACCGCACCATTTTATATAGCAACCAATGTAGGAGATAAGGTGTTTATTGTTGACATTGCGATAACaagttcaaataaatatttgtacattTCGTTAGTTTTTACGGGTTCTATTACGTAAGTTGTTAAATGTCATAGAACTATGGAATgcgttcaaaattatttaaaggtcattattattccccttaatggTGGCCTTAAGGCTTGGTTATTTAAAGGTCCCCGTACCAAAatacagcgataacaccgccatgtcatgtcatgtcctGTCATGATTGTCATGATTTAAgtattaaactttgaggatcgactaatctaaattcaagttatttttaaatgttttcaaaCAAAAGAAGCTTAGTTACgcaagtagaatcgaaccttgaatttaaagccagCGTGATTGATTACCTTTAATGATGAACACCtggatgtatagatatcatttaataatattgtaaatctgtttaatgttttgactttgactttgaactaaaagaaattctctgctcacccgcgatcttatgatagctaagtttatgcaaggcatgcgtgttcatgcagatgTGAGCGTGAGAGGTGTGTTcctggaggaactgcataaacacgcatatcttgcataaacatagctactcgtatcataaggttgcgggtgagcaaagaaattcttttagttcatcgatatggacctccgcaaagtaacgcctgattcaataaattacctttAATGAGTTCCCGATACTTAAATAATGGTATCGTGTCCCGTGACACAGGAGATAACAATGTGTACCTAGATTGCAGTTGCTTAGAAAAATGAttgtaaaaagtacctactagcttGCCTAGGAGATGAGTCATGAAGTAATTGGCTTGCAACTGTCATGATTCctaatttttgatatatttgtaCCCCAGTAAATATAatcagaataaaaaaatcgtgAAAGCTTTTTCTAAGGAAATATtctggattaattttaaaagttctcGTATAATTCAAAGCAATAGCGATCGCAATTGAAATAACGTAATAACACTCCGACTTTATTTGTTTCAATGCTGATCTCATCAATACAAATTCCGTTATTGTCCAAATACCGCCAAAACAagattaaataagttttatttcaaaaattgttgattttttttattcgattggatggcaaacgagcaagtgggtctcctgatggtaagagatcaccaccgcccatagacacctacaacaccagggggattgcagatgcgttgccaacctagaggcctaagatgggatacctcaagtgccagtaatttcatcggctgtcttactctccacgccgaaacacaacagtgcaagcactgctgcttcacggcaggattaacgagcaagatggtggtagcaatccgggcggatcttgcacaaccTTGGACCTTGCTTTTAGTTTGATAGACTAAAGGTACATTTTGTTTTCTAGAAAGAGTTGTCTTATCTATTTTGTAGTTAGTTAtcttaacccgtcacgcgtcctagagactacattagtaactaactttttttgtgcgggaattgtcctagagactaccagtagtcttaaggacatttcccgcacagaaaagttagggactacctaatgtagtctctaggacgcgtgacgggttaattACTAGTAGCTGTAACTCGCGTCTTTGTCTATTTGTTTGCGTGCTAACATTGCTTATTTTCGGGATAAAGAGTAGATAATACCTCTAATATCTTGTATggtttatattgttgtcttgcatCTTTCTTTATTATCTTTGTTAATCAGGGACACTAACATTCCATTCAAGAGTTTGGAAAATTGGTTGAGAAGTTACAAAGATGATGAAGAACTGACATAGTATTAATAGTCgtacataaaaaaatggtaTGATTGAAGGGCTGACATAATCTAAGCACAGACAGACCAAAACTACTGGGATTAGGAACAAGACACAAGGCTCAAGGCTTTCTGAAACCaaaatcaaaaatcataaaGCTTATTCTGTGAGTAGGCAAAAGGCTCTTTTACATATAACTTTTTATACCTCTACTGCCAGCGTTTTTGGAATGAACgtcattgacaaaaaaaaatacgccgcGAGAAACTTGACAGTAAggcactttattttatttttaaaaaccaaGACCCCtggataaatgtgatggcgTCTCAGGttgtttcgttcgaatagacggagatggcatcacatttatccgtcaaataaaattaatcaatggatagtgaaacagcccctaagtatattaTACTATTCTCTAACTATATGAAAGGAAGCAAAACGaagtaaataagaaataaaaaatatccaatTTCCATTCCAACTATGGTGTTGTTTTTTTAACACACATCTTAAAGAAGGGTTGGTTATCATTTGTTTCTATATAGACGTAgacgcaggcaaaagctagttcataTTTATACGTATTGGTTGTCATGTAATACTTATGTGGAACGATTCCATCATGATATGGTATCATACTAATGTCACGGTCATGGTGAGATAAAAAAGGCCAATGTCGTGAGTGAACTTTCATATCTGAACATAGAATACCATTCCGGCAAcatttcataaaattaacataatttacGCAAGCtttacgaaataaaaatatgtttcattaTTTAGTTTAAGATTGGTCGCTTTGCCATCTCAGAATAAATGATTGGGAAATTCTTCTTACGCGACAATGACACGCAAAAACCTTCACAATAGTAGTaccaagtacagtcaagtgtaaaaatatgaacttattcaaagcatcaaaaataagtaccacagactcttattccgacgcaataaggcagtagtaacatatttttgagtggttcgaatatatacttatttttgcacttgactgtacaatattaGACGGCATTATGCTATCCAGCCATATTTgccgaagaaccgacaaccgttggagtaaacgagttctttaactgagaccgcgtctcggcaaatgTAGTGTAGAAGGCcgggccaggtggagtgacgatctgcgaaaggctgctgatGCTGATCGAAGCTGGATGCGTTGAGCCAAACGCAACTGTGTTTAAAAGTCAAAAGAAGGTACTTTTGTTAAAGGTAAGAATAAGTAGCCTTCCCGCCTGCGGAGAGtgcttgttgtatttttttttatgtagcctgtattatgtcccactgctgggcaaaggcctccccttttctccgccactcttccctgtcctgggcatgcacctgccaatcgagatgaaaagcgctcaggtcgtcccgtcATCTCCTCTTGttgcaaataattaattaaatatttacttagttcAAAGTGAAGTTCTCTCCGATATTACCATCTTTAGAATGCCTGCAAAGTTTAAAAACATGGCGTCTTGTCCATACGCGAgggaattttaaaacaaaaacgagTAAGTACAGGCATTTTGTACTCTGCACTTACGATCTGTGCGGGAGAGCAACCGAGGACCATACACTATATCTACATAACTAAATTTTGAGAGTATCAATGAATCGCACAACCTAATACGCAAATCTACGCTGAGAAAGTCGCGAATACGATACAATATTTTGAGCCTGTAAAAATAGGTCTTAACCTCAGCTATAGGATCTTCAAAGCTTATCTCTGTAACACGGAGATACTGGAtgacttatttaaattaaatttaacattataaAGAAATCGACACGCAAGGTGAATTAATTGGCGTCTTCTGTTTGAATATAAGTCCGTGTAtccgctaatgcccaatagacgacaccctgctgtcacctctattccTTATGGCATAAGAtaaaagatgccaactattggggaATCGACGAACACACGTACGTTTACATTAGACTAGACTGAAAAAAACTCATTAAAAACcataattcataaaaaagtcCATTCAGTGTCTTTGAAATACTGCTGTAAGTTTGAAAAGTACTGAAACAACATAATTTAACTAAAAACAACTTTTACTTGGACTGATATCTTATGATCAAGGTTGAGTAAAGAATTAAaggttattaatataaatatatttagataACAAATGAAATTGGCGGTTGCCAATCAACAACGAAACAAGAAAAACAGATGATTATAAACATTCCACTACACAGAAATATGAAAACAATTTGGAAGAAAATACTGAAATACACCTAAATACACAGGCgattgatttttttcgtaaccaacttctatataattttattcattgaAATTTTCCCTCATGAAATGTTAGCCTAAAATTCAGTAATTAACATACATAATGTTGATACGGCTAACATAAAattggaacaaaacaaataattttaataaaaacatattcttAAAACTCAAACGCCTCATCAAAGTATGATAGCAATTAgcgttaaaatatttaatttctactAGATACTACAAGGCTTTATTCTTGCtttagataataatatacttaagtataaaTCATTATTAAGATATACAATCCAGTTCATGAAAATAAAGGAGCAGAATTCTATTCACCTAAAGATGCTGATGAACTTGAGCATTCTTGTtatgagcattctagcgaatcttaaattaagtaggtacaagtaaaaGTTCACAAAAAAAACTGGAGGGTTTTAGCGAGCATTCAAGCAAAACGACGATGCTTCGAGCTTTTTGCCCAGAATCCGTTGGACATCATAAtgaataagaaaattttaacgAGCATTTACTAGAGCGTTCCCTAGAATAGTCTTGTAAATGTTCGTTGCAATATTTGGCACTTTGCTACATGCTCGTCGTTCATTTCGACAAATTTAATAACGGCGAATGctcgatgtttttttataagtgaATGCTCAATTTTAAGAGCAccttaaggggtttgctcctggttagctcatgagcaatgtccgttagatggcgctgttatcaatagttccttttttcaggttttttcgtaaattatgaagaattatttcaccaaaactaatggcgggagtatctaagtgtaacgattttttgaccccacatcgaaatgaaatattccgccaagccgcaaacgaggtgctttactttgaacgtcaattgcggcgtatacggacactaggagctcacgcacacactcaaatagacagcgccagctagcgaaagtctattgcgacacttagctacccgatcgggtactccttcgagaaatattcacatttttttatcgagtcacgaattTTGtacaactgtactttactcgaaaattttactacgacctataaaatctataggtatttattgataattagaagcagggtcttggataatgttcgcatattataatacgagcaaacgcctttcaagtgttcataatatgtgtacgataaattgagaaaattaccgagattctgaccacagtttcttgtcttggttgatggtcttgctatatTCAGGTTATacatttatagttacttttcgtagttactaccatGCTAAGTGGTCAtgggtcgtcggttgaaaatcagtagcaaatctacaggacAATTCTTGGGAAATAGTGCGGAGGTTTGTCCTtacttccacgccgcagagctggagtttggaattcgtagttggcataGAGAGCGCtgcaccagggctcttagtcacttgtacgacacgcacaggaatgcacaggcaatcaagtttaatcaagggcatccgtaaggcaaagtcccttaagacctgttacatgctctttagtagcaagaaagcatgctactattgagcaaatgctagctagtagcatgtgtgaacaggacatgctactatcgagcatgcttattagtggcaagctcgagacggggtggaagggggaaggTATtaaagcaagtgtgaacgcgtttgcttcagtccagtaacgagcatgtgtaacagtgcctttagacatacctaatttttatgaacagtgcttcgtgtaagctctttctatcaaaagaggtaataaaccatacagagtttactatcctaattatcatcatcatcatcactcatttctgtggtaagacttttagtagagaattagtaatcataagctgctaatatcaattattataagttgctaaccatgaaaagagttgacgaagagtttatctaggcttctgcatctggatttctcagttcgtatatataattactagcttaatccgcggcttcgctcccgttgaagaaaaaatctactctgtagtgtaggtattcgaattaaaaaaaaacttcttgcacctctgcgatcctcaaggaatacgtttgccaaatctcatgcatttttaggccatgttttgcctttaataggtataatatacttacgaaatacttacataacagcaaaagttcacccactcgccgataactggtatcaaattgcggtaaaaaattatcccgtgctaattttgtacctacttatataaattgaattttgttaggatatcataaccgatgatttggcacaatcagcagaagactacgagcagttccaaatcATCTAActcctttgttaccttcgagtcgaaa is a window from the Choristoneura fumiferana chromosome 13, NRCan_CFum_1, whole genome shotgun sequence genome containing:
- the LOC141433960 gene encoding glutathione S-transferase-like produces the protein MAKKLHYFHLNGLAESIRYILHYGGQKFEDVRYDLKSWPIKSVKDTLPYGQLPLYEEGNKTLNQSLAIARYVAAQVHLLPTDPWEQAVLDAIVFNIYDFWGKILVFIKENDAAKKEVIKKEIINESVDFFFSRFEKELKTNKGFFNGKLSWADFVLVGIVESANLFLGTEIEKKYPTVLALVQKIRTLPGVKEYIATRKPYAL